The Candidatus Polarisedimenticolaceae bacterium genomic sequence CGCGTCGGGCGGATACCCCGCGATCGTGGTCAGACACGGCACCGTCCCCAGGAGAGACAGCGGCCCTTCCACGCGCTCCAGTGTCTCCCGCGCCGCCGGCGCCGACGAGAGCAGGGCCAAGACGCTCTCCACCGGCAGCGTGAGGAACAGCCGATTGGCGAGGATCGTCGAGCCGTCCGCGACGACGGCGCGCCAGCCGTCGCCCGTCGGCTCGACGAATCGCACGTTCGAGCGCAGCCGCACGTCGAGGCCACGCGCGAGGTGTTTCGGGAAGACGGACACGCCGTCGGCGTACGCGATGCTGCGCTGACCGTCCCGAAACGCCGCCGGGTGGCACGGCGGACCCGCCCCCGACGATCGCGTGGGCCAGCCCTCCGCTGGAGCACCGTCGACTCCCCCGAGGGCGGCGAGGAAGCGCGGGTCGGCCCCGTGGAGGAAGAGGACGCCGTGATCGACGGGCTGACCGTTCACGCGCCGCGTGGCGCAGCGGCCGCCGACCCCCGCCGCGCGCTCGAGCACGATCGTCCTCGCCCCGGCCTGCGAGAGAGCGCGCGCGCAGGCGAGACCGGCGACGCCCGCACCGACGCCCAGGACGTCGGTTAGCTCCGGCTTCATGGATCGATCATCGTAGGAGAGCCCTGCCCGGGCCGCTACGTTCCGGAAGGGATCGCCTTTCCGAAACGGGCCGGGAGGTGGAAATCGGCGGGACTCGCGAGTGTGGGCGACCACGCCTGGAACTCCGCCGCGCCCGACACCGGCCGCTCGATCCGATAGACGTTCGTCCGGAGGGTCCCCGGGCCGTTCAGTCCGATGGCAGCCCACGGCAGACGCACCTGGACGGTCCACAACGCGGCAGCGCGATCCACGCGAACCGTCCAGCGAAGCCCCGCGGCCGACCACCCGCGATCGACGTGCATCGTGCGCCGATCGCCGTCGGGATTGTCGACCCAGGCATCGAACAGCGTTCCGAGCGGGTTCCACTCGAGTTCGGCGTAGGCCGACGGGGTCTCCGCGCCCGCGGCGACGAACCACTCGACGACCTCCTCCTCCCAGAGCGGCGCATCGCGGAGAAGATGGGTGGACCAGATGTCCCGGTCCCGACAGCGCACCTGCAAGTGCAGGGCCGCCGGATCCCAAACGAGCCGGGCCTGGGTCGGGTGCGCCGCGGGCGAACCGTCGGTCGCGCGGACCAGCTCGAGAGGCGGGAAGTCGTCCCACGACTGGGGACGGCTCCACAGGTCCCGCTCGGAGACTCGGCCGCGGGACGGGACGAGGTGCTCCGGAACCGGTCCCGTCAACGGTCGGCGCCCCGGAGCCGCGACAGCTCCGCGCGGAAAAGGGCGACGTCGTCGACGACCACCGCTTGCGCGAGACGGGCGGCATCCTCGAAACGACGCGCGGATCCGCCGCCGAGAAGCAGCGCGGTCCCGTCGGGGAGCGCGCGACGCAACCGGAGCAGCTCCGCCGCGAGATCCCCGTCGCGATCGCGGAACACCACGCTGAGGGCGACCGCGCGTGCACCGCGTTCGACCGCCACCTGAGCGAGGTCCTCCACCGGCACGTTCGGCCCGAGGTAGGTCACCCGCCATCCCTCCGCCGCGGCGACGACCGACGCCATCAGGGCGCCGAGCTCGTGTTGTTCCTCGGGAGGCGTCGTCACCACGATCTCCGGTCCCGCGAACGATCGGGCGTGACTTTCCCGCAACGCGTCGAGCAGGGCGCGCACCAGGGCGGACGCGAGGTGCTCGTGGTGGATGCGCATCGAGCCACGCAGCCACTCGTCTCCGACCGCGTTCATGAGGGGCACGAGGAGCTGCTGCAGGAGGACCGGCGTCGCGAGATCGATCGCGGCGCCGTGAAGCACGGCTCGGAGGCGCTCCCCGTCGAGTGCGCGAACGGCCTCCAGGGCGGCGCCGAACCGCGCCGCGGCGACGGGGTCGCCCGGAACGGGCTCCGCGGCACGGGGAGCCTGCTGCACGGCGGATTCGTCCGCTTCGACCACGCGACGCAGTCTCGGCGTGTCGAGGGAGGCGACCTGCCCGATCGCGCGGCCGAGCAGCGTGGCCCTGCGCAGGAGCAGGAGCCGATCGAGATCGTCGTCGGAGTACAGACGTCGATTGGTCGTCGACCGCCGGGGGCTGACCGCGCGATAGCGACGTTCCCAGACGCGGATCACGTCCGGGCTGAGCCCCGTGCGGCGGGAAACCACCTGGATCGGATGTCTGGGCTCGGAAGTCGCGTCCGCGTCGCGCACGGCGAGACGTTAGCGGCGCGTTCAGCCACTGTCAAACCCGACGACCTTTCGGAACGCGACAGCGCCTGGACACCCTCGTGACGGCGCTCACATCTGGATGATGCCCCGTTTGAGCGCGAACCGGATCAACGCGGTTCGGTCGTGAACGTCGAGTTTCTCCATCAGGTGCTCGCGATGCGACATGGCGGTCTTCACGCTGATCCCGAGGAGGTCGGCGACCTCCTTGTTCGACTTCCCTTCCGCGACGAGTTTGAGCACCTGCTTCTCGCGGTCCGTCAGCCGCTCGTACGGGTCGTCGCGCAGCGTCTCCGCAGCGGGCTGGCGGGCATCCTGGAACGCACCGCGCGCGATCTCGGGGTCGAGCACGAGCCCCCCCCGCGCCGCGGCGCGAATCGCCGCCACGAGTTCCGAGCCGGCCGCCTTTTTCAGCACGTAGCCGGAGACTCCCGCTTTGAGGAAACGCGCGACGTACTCCCGATCGTCGTATTGCGTGAGGACGAGGATGCGGGCCCGGTCGTTCTCGGCGCGGATCGCGAGCGTCGCCTCGAGCCCGCCGAGTCCGGGCATGGCGACGTCCATGAGGATCACGTCGGGGTCGAGGCGACGGGCCTCCCGGATCGCCGCATGACCGTCCTCGGCCTCGCCGATCACCTCGACATCCCCCGCGGCCGCGAGCAGCGCACGCACGCCGTCGCGGACGAGCGCATGGTCGTCCACGATCAGGACCCGGATGGGGTCAGCCACGCACGGCCTCCTTCCGAAGCGGCACGCGCAGGGCGACGTGCGTTCCCTCGCCCGGAGTCGACTCGACTCGGGCCTCCCCGCCGAGCGCCTGCATCCGCTCGCGCATCCCCAGCAGCCCCAGCCCCGCACCGTCGGGAGTCGGCGTGGCCGTCGCCGCGGGCACGAACCCCACGCCGTCATCCTCGATGTCGGCCCGCAACTCGTCGTCCAGGCAGGCGACCTGGATCCAGACCCGCTCCGCCCGGGAGTGGCGCGCCACGTTGCTGAGCGCCTCCTGGAGCGCGCGGAACACCCCCAGCTCGACCTCCATGGGAAGAGGGCGTGCCGTCGCCTCGAAATCGACGTGCGCCCGGATCCCGAACGGCTCCAGGTGACGCTTCGCAAGCCACCGCACCGACGCCTCCAGCCCCAGGTCGTCCAGCACGCTCGGCCGAAGGTCGTAGATCACCCGGTGCAACTCGTCGAGCGAGCGGACCACCAGTGCCTTGGCGTCGGCGAGGCGCTCGCGCGCGACGGCCAGGTCCTCGGAATCGGCCGCGAGATCGACGCTCATCCCGAGCGCCGCGATCGCCTGACAGGTGTCGTCGTGGAGCTCCCGGGCGATGCGCTTGCGCTCCTCCTCCTCGGCCCGAAGCAGCTTTCGAAGCAGAAGGCCGCGCTGCTCGTCTTTGAGCCGCAGCTCCGCGTACAGCCGCTGGAGCTCCCGGGTGCGCTCGTCGACGCGACGATCGAGGTCGCGGTTGGTCCGCGTGAGCGCGTCGTGCGACTCCTGGAGCGCGGCCCGCATCGCCTCGAACGCACGGCTGAGCGATCCGATCTCGTCCGAGCCCAATTGCGGGATCGGATGGGAGAGGTCCCCCGCCGCGATCCGCTGCGCCGCCGTGCCGAGCCGCGCGATCGGCTCGCGCACGCTCCACGCGACTCCGAGCGCGAGCACGAGGCCGAGCAGCGGCACGATCGTCGCGAGCGCGTCCCACGGGCGCCGCGCCCGTCGAACGTCGGCGAAGAGCGTGGTCTCGGGCTCGCTGACGAGCACCCCCCACGGCACCACGGCCACCGGCGCCCACGCGTGGTAGATCGGGTCCTCGTCCGAGGACGCCGCGGAGCCCGCGGTCCGTCGCGCCCGGAGCGTCGCGACGACCGCCGAGTCCGCGATCGAACCCGCCCGCGACGGATCGGTGGAGACGGCGATGACGCCGCGGTCGTCGAGGAGGTCCACGACCGCGCGCCCTCCCGGACCGAGCTCGGCGAGCGTCGCCGCCCAGGACGCCGACTGGACCTCCCAGATGGCGATCGCCGCCTGGACCCGGTGGCCGCTCGAATCGCGCAGCGCGACGGCGGC encodes the following:
- a CDS encoding FAD-dependent oxidoreductase: MKPELTDVLGVGAGVAGLACARALSQAGARTIVLERAAGVGGRCATRRVNGQPVDHGVLFLHGADPRFLAALGGVDGAPAEGWPTRSSGAGPPCHPAAFRDGQRSIAYADGVSVFPKHLARGLDVRLRSNVRFVEPTGDGWRAVVADGSTILANRLFLTLPVESVLALLSSAPAARETLERVEGPLSLLGTVPCLTTIAGYPPDAPEPSWHVAYPESSAVLQVASHDSSKRRSPASRVLVLQARPAWSLAHLEAEPASWGAAILEEAARLYGDWVRRPAWLQTHVWRRARIAPSETLAGPLVVPCRGAGALGLAGEAFDPAAGVEGAFLSGLALARVLSAEA
- a CDS encoding carbohydrate-binding family 9-like protein; its protein translation is MTGPVPEHLVPSRGRVSERDLWSRPQSWDDFPPLELVRATDGSPAAHPTQARLVWDPAALHLQVRCRDRDIWSTHLLRDAPLWEEEVVEWFVAAGAETPSAYAELEWNPLGTLFDAWVDNPDGDRRTMHVDRGWSAAGLRWTVRVDRAAALWTVQVRLPWAAIGLNGPGTLRTNVYRIERPVSGAAEFQAWSPTLASPADFHLPARFGKAIPSGT
- a CDS encoding cobalamin B12-binding domain-containing protein, which codes for MRDADATSEPRHPIQVVSRRTGLSPDVIRVWERRYRAVSPRRSTTNRRLYSDDDLDRLLLLRRATLLGRAIGQVASLDTPRLRRVVEADESAVQQAPRAAEPVPGDPVAAARFGAALEAVRALDGERLRAVLHGAAIDLATPVLLQQLLVPLMNAVGDEWLRGSMRIHHEHLASALVRALLDALRESHARSFAGPEIVVTTPPEEQHELGALMASVVAAAEGWRVTYLGPNVPVEDLAQVAVERGARAVALSVVFRDRDGDLAAELLRLRRALPDGTALLLGGGSARRFEDAARLAQAVVVDDVALFRAELSRLRGADR
- a CDS encoding response regulator transcription factor translates to MADPIRVLIVDDHALVRDGVRALLAAAGDVEVIGEAEDGHAAIREARRLDPDVILMDVAMPGLGGLEATLAIRAENDRARILVLTQYDDREYVARFLKAGVSGYVLKKAAGSELVAAIRAAARGGLVLDPEIARGAFQDARQPAAETLRDDPYERLTDREKQVLKLVAEGKSNKEVADLLGISVKTAMSHREHLMEKLDVHDRTALIRFALKRGIIQM
- a CDS encoding HAMP domain-containing protein → MIPPAERPDAGQHPTDALSWRHGLRARLVTAVLAAVLAPTAILGWAGFAGVEALRQRVIAERLSLARAVAHQSEHRLRETLENLASVPAQTPWVGETDAQRTSMRIVRARSRMVTTVALVSSEGRILAEEPAGGASASQADAAVRFAADVLSTGRSAVRVLTVPDGSPVVGAAVALRDSSGHRVQAAIAIWEVQSASWAATLAELGPGGRAVVDLLDDRGVIAVSTDPSRAGSIADSAVVATLRARRTAGSAASSDEDPIYHAWAPVAVVPWGVLVSEPETTLFADVRRARRPWDALATIVPLLGLVLALGVAWSVREPIARLGTAAQRIAAGDLSHPIPQLGSDEIGSLSRAFEAMRAALQESHDALTRTNRDLDRRVDERTRELQRLYAELRLKDEQRGLLLRKLLRAEEEERKRIARELHDDTCQAIAALGMSVDLAADSEDLAVARERLADAKALVVRSLDELHRVIYDLRPSVLDDLGLEASVRWLAKRHLEPFGIRAHVDFEATARPLPMEVELGVFRALQEALSNVARHSRAERVWIQVACLDDELRADIEDDGVGFVPAATATPTPDGAGLGLLGMRERMQALGGEARVESTPGEGTHVALRVPLRKEAVRG